A part of Acipenser ruthenus chromosome 48, fAciRut3.2 maternal haplotype, whole genome shotgun sequence genomic DNA contains:
- the LOC117404758 gene encoding uncharacterized protein LOC117404758 — MTSSEVSFKVFTGEQSDLSEASFCSVGSDSSSGSTVILEETIARRRNRTDSPVDSNAAGDMISAILDSKAGGEKIFLEFAKTKSLSDSTRRLLVNMLVADMIEKHGRVPPSSVRTKYALGIVTLFPYLKGPDSSNGYEHYCDAESGSGYLAWRIKTVQRNTSHGTKKRSMSTHQDGPKAKRASHSTVDKCREAISVLQHSTDESLVKEKMRTTFKHRQNIVQDPEKSSTILGVFPRFLDIPGLIDQDFTMLFGEDASGKFLAKWPTLLRPGSSQTARTYPPVPIWKPSSLLCSTTLMIWVGTSMVTFLEQVGREQPFLLCVGEQKNIIQKFYIVVDQKAIPCKTQTSVAAFDELFKAHYVFGVSCDEALGSFYTFIQTTVYNIDVGNAKESPRVKEIRARLLNRDT; from the exons ATGACATCAAGTGAAGTATCCTTCAAAGTCTTCACTGGAGAACAATCTG ATCTATCTGAGGCCTCGTTCTGCTCAGTGGGGTCTGATTCATCATCAGGTTCAACTGTGATTCTTGAAGAAACCATAGCAAGGAGAAGAAATCGGACTGATAGTCCCGTAGATAGTAATGCAGCAGGAGAT ATGATCAGTGCCATCCTTGACTCGAAGGCAGGTGGTGAAAAGATATTCCTTGAGTTTGCCAAAACCAAGAGTCTCTCTGATAGCACCCGTAGGCTATTAGTGAACATGCTTGTGGCAGATATGATTGAGAAGCATGG GAGGGTCCCCCCATCAAGTGTGCGCACCAAGTATGCCCTGGGAATCGTGACTTTATTCCCCTATTTGAAGGGTCCAGATTCAAGTAATGGATAT GAACACTACTGCGATGCCGAAAGTGGATCGGGTTACCTGGCCTGGAGGATTAAGACTGTCCAACGCAACACATCACATGGGACCAAGAAGAGATCCATGTCCACACACCAAGATGGTCCAAAGGCTAAGCGGGCTTCACATTCAACTGTTGACAAATGCAGAGAGGCAATATCTGTGCTTCAGCATTCAACTGACGAGTCACTGGTCAAGGAGAAGATGAGGACaacattcaaacacagacagaacaTTGTGCAGGATCCAGAGAAGTCCTCAACCATCTTGGGTGTCTTCCCCAGATTCCTTGACATACCAGGCTTG ATCGACCAAGACTTCACAATGCTGTTTGGAGAGGATGCATCTGGCAAGTTCCTGGCGAAATGGCCAACTTTGTTGAGACCAGGGTCATCTCAGACTGCAAGAACCTACCCCCCAGTGCCCATTTGGAAGCCCTCCTCTCTTCTGTGCAGCACGACTCTGATGATTTGG GTGGGGACGAGCATGGTGACCTTCCTTGAGCAAGTTGGACGTGAACAGCCCTTCCTCCTCTGTGTCGGCGAACAAAAGAACATCATCCAGAAATTCTACATCGTCGTTGACCAGAAGGCCATTCCGTGCAAGACCCAAACATCAGTGGCAGCTTTCGATGAGCTCTTCAAGGCACACTACGTCTTCGGCGTGTCCTGTGACGAAGCTTTGGGTAGTTTCTACACCTTCATTCAAACCACAGTGTATAATATTGATGTAGGGAATGCAAAGGAGAGCCCAAGGGTCAAGGAGATTAGAGCAAGGCTGCTTAACAGAGACACTTGA